GAGCAAGATTGAAACAATCGTGGATAGCCTGGTTGTCAATCTGGAGTTGGATGGAGGCAGGCATTTCATGCCCTTGTTTGTGGTGCTGAAAGAGGGACAAGCGCTGGATGATCAATTGATCAAACAGATCGGCCATCAACTAAAAACGGATTTCTCACCCAGACACATTCCTGACACAGTGGTTTTGGTGCGAGACCTGCCGTATACCATCAGTGGTAAAAAAATGGAGGCACCAGTCAAGAAGATACTTATGGGTAAACCGGTGGAGAAGGCGGCCAACCTTGGGGCCATGCGCAACCCGGAATCATTGGATTTCTTTGTGACTTACGCAAAGCAAGTTCCGGTCTGATTCAGCACGCACCTATTGGGGTCGCAAGGGTCCTTACATCGAAAATGTCCTGGAGATAAGGAAGCTGTCACCTAGTTTACTTATTTTGGTGTAAATCTCCAGCCAGATGATGAAATACCGTTATTATTTATGCTTTTTGCTGCTGTCTTTTTTGACACTTACAAGCACCTTTTCTCAGGAAAGAGAGCAGGATAGTCTGAGGCACCTGCTCCATCAACTAGACGAAACCGAACCAGAGAAACTAATAGAAGCTCATAATGCCCTGGCCTGGAGTTACAGAGATATCAGGCCGGATTCAGCACTCTATCATGCCAACAGTGCACTGAAGCTGGCTCGAAGAAATGGGTATGTGGATCAGGAGATACAGTCCATCAACTACGTGGGCGTGGCGTACCGAAACTTAAGTAACTTTTCAAAGGCCTTTGAGAAATACCTGGAGGCGCTCAAACTGTCGGAAGAGGCCGGGAATGGCGAGCAGCGGGGCTATTCACTGATTAATTTGGGTAATCTTTACCTGTATCAAACCAACTTTCATGGAGCCATTAAGTACTTCATTCAGGCACTTGACCAGGCTCAGAGTCTGGCAGATAAGCGTATGGTGGCTTATTGTTTTCTGAATCTCGGCAGGTCTTATAAAGGGATAGCGGAGTATGGACAGGCTGAGCTCTATTTTAAGCAGGCCATTGAAATCAGAAAGGAGCAGGGAGACCTTTATGGACAACTGGCGTCAGAGATAGACTTGGCTGAGGTTTATTTGCTGCAAGGCGACCTGCGCAAGTCTGAGCAGTATCATCTGAGCCTCATCCAGCGACTGGAGGAAATGGACAATCCACGGATGCTAGCAGTGGTCTATAATAACATTGCCAAGATTTATCTCTCGAGAAATGAATTAAAAAAAGCAGAAGGGTATGCTTACAAAGCTATTGAGAGTACACGAGATATCAACTCCAGGTTTGAAGAGAAGAATGTTTGGGAGAACCTCAGTAAGATTTATGCCAATGGGGATAATTTTGAAAGAGCCTTTGAAAGTCATGTGAAATATGCTGAGCTCAATCAGCAGCTGTTCAGTGAAGAGAATATTCGAAAGATCGAACAACTCAAGGGACAGTATGAAATGGAGCAGCAGGAGGTAGAAAATGAGTTTTTACGAAAACAAAGCGAACTCAACGAACAGGTGATCCGTACCCAGCGCATCATGATCACTGTTTCGGTGATCGGTATACTCTTATTTCTCACCATGACCATCATTTCCGTAAGGGGATACCTGGTGAAAAAGAAACTATCCAACGAAATCAGTAAGCAGCGGGACGAGATTAGCCGTGACAAGGAGCTCATACAGCAGCAATCAGATAAACTAATGGAACTGGACAAGGCTAAGTCACGATTTTTCGCGAACGTATCCCATGACTTACGCTCACCATTGAGTTTGATCATTGGCAACCTGGAGATGCTGCGTGAAGACGAGGATGTCGTACTCAGCTCCAGAGCCATCAAAAATCTTGAAACAGGCTATAAAAACTGTAAGAGACTTCTCTACCTCACCGATGAGATCAATGACCTGACCAAGCTGGAGGAGGGTAAAATCAACCTGAAAAAAGAAGTGGTTCGGTTTGGCTCCTACCTGGAGATGTTGGCGGAAATGTTTGTGGGGACAGCCGAGTACAAAGGCGTAAAGCTCACCTGTAAGAACAATATTCGAAAGGAAGAAACAGTCTTCATTGACCCACGACAGTTCGAGAAAATATTTTATAACCTGGTCTCCAATGCAGTGAGACATACTTCACGTGGAGATAAGATTACCATTGAGACCTTTATGGAGCAGGACAACATCCTGCTTCACATCACCGATACCGGTGAGGGGATCGCTCAGGAGAGTTTGCCTTATGTTTTTGATCGGTTTTATCAGTCAAAAAATAACGAATACAGGAGTAGGGAAGGGCTGGGGATAGGTCTCGCACTTGTGAAAGAGCTGGTAGAGTTACATAATGGTAAAATCACTGTGGAGAGCACCCTTGGGCTGGGTACGTCCTTCAAGTTGAGTTTCCCCAAAGTGGTATCAGAGTCTGAGCACCTTACGGTTCCACATACATTTACTTACGTGTCTGAGCGCAAGCACCTCTATGACGATCTGGATAGAGAAGAACGAGCCGGAGCCAGTGTGCCCAAGACCGAGGAAATGGAAACCATACTTATTGTGGATGACCACCCGGAAATCAGGTACCACATCAGGCAAATTCTTGAAGACGATTACCACATCATAGAGGCAGCCCATGGTATAGAGGCACTTGAACTGCTCAAACATAATGAAGTGGATCTGATGATCTCAGACCTGATGATGCCCTGGATGGATGGCTTTGAGTTGATAGAGTCCATTAAATCCAACCCTGAGCTAAGCAAAATACCCATTCTGGTAGTCTCTGCGCGTATTTCGGACTCCGATCAGGAGAAGGTGCTCTATCAGGGCATTAATGATTACCTGCAGAAACCTTTTCAAAAGAAGGAGTTAATGCTCAGAATTGGTAATCTGTTGCAACAGAAGAAGAATTATGAGGACTCAGAAGGGGATGTTTTTGGCAGACTGGCCGACAAGCAAAACCTGGACACTGTAGAAAAAGATATCCTGTCTCGGCTGGAGCAGATCGTAATGGAGAAAATTGATGACGAGAACCTATCGGTCTACGACCTGGCAGATGCCATGGCTGCAAGTGAGCGTCAGGTGTACCGACTGGTGAAGAAGATTACAGGTCTTACGCCTTTCGAATATGTCTCAGAGGTAAGGCTTAAATACGCTGAATATTTGATCAGGAAGGGAAAAGTGAAGAATGCCTCCGAAGCAGCGAGAAGCATTGGACTGAAGAACGTAACCGCCTTTGGCAAGCAGTATGAGAAAAAATTTGGAGTAAAGCCTTCAGAAGCTATTAAAGGCTAGTCTTCAGTTTGAAGACTGGCCTGAATAAGCGATTTCGGTAAGTTGTGCCTGATAAAATGAGTCAAAATAACTGTTTCGCATGCTTGGATTCCCTACGAATACATCATCATTTTGAAAAAACTCATTGGTTTTTTTGCTATTAAGAAGCTTGTTTAATCCTCTGGAAATTTTATTTTTTCTATCACCCATGGTTTCTCAGTAATAAATAAATTGGTCATTGGAGGCTTCTTTGGCCTTGTTGACAAGCGTAATGCCCATTATCATGAGTATTAGCGTAGCACAGAAAATGATCAATTTGTTGAACATATTACAGGAAAGGCAATGATTTGATAGACCACCCCTAAAGAATGTGTAAAAAAATTAATTAATTCTTAAGGAGTCCTGTCTCACCGAGGCTACACCATAGTAGCCAAGTACCTGAGTGGTGCTACTCAGATAGTGCAGATTGCCCTTCACGGGAGCTGGAGACACTGAGGATACTGTGCCCAACGTGGTGGTCTGTGACTTGAGAAGACTCAGGTATTCGTAAGCTTTTTGTGATATTTCCAGTTTTTCCACCGTGATTTTATCACCCAGCTGATATTCAAAATTAGTGAAGTCATTTTGGTAAGCATTACCATCAAAAAATCGGTCACTGAGGAGGACTAAATATTCGGGATCGGAGAAAAGCGTGTCATTTTTGTACAATTTCCATCGGTAATAATTTCTCGCGCTTCCTTCATCCTTCGCAAACGCAATAGGATAGTACACTTTTTCATCTATTTGAGGGTCTTCTTCAGACGGCCGCAGGTAAAAGTCGAAAGCGAGACTGTCGATCTCTGAGGCAGGCTGAATCATCTCCATATTTGACTCAACGATGCTGCCATTGGGCATACTGATCCGTATCCAATAGGAGTTATAGGGCTGCCCTGCAAACGGGATATCAGAGAGGTATAGCCCATTCGATTGATGGGAAAAGGTAAACTGTTCGTTTCGGCTGCTTCTGACCTGTATTTCTGCATCCGAAACAAAACGATTGGCTT
This Marinoscillum sp. 108 DNA region includes the following protein-coding sequences:
- a CDS encoding response regulator — protein: MMKYRYYLCFLLLSFLTLTSTFSQEREQDSLRHLLHQLDETEPEKLIEAHNALAWSYRDIRPDSALYHANSALKLARRNGYVDQEIQSINYVGVAYRNLSNFSKAFEKYLEALKLSEEAGNGEQRGYSLINLGNLYLYQTNFHGAIKYFIQALDQAQSLADKRMVAYCFLNLGRSYKGIAEYGQAELYFKQAIEIRKEQGDLYGQLASEIDLAEVYLLQGDLRKSEQYHLSLIQRLEEMDNPRMLAVVYNNIAKIYLSRNELKKAEGYAYKAIESTRDINSRFEEKNVWENLSKIYANGDNFERAFESHVKYAELNQQLFSEENIRKIEQLKGQYEMEQQEVENEFLRKQSELNEQVIRTQRIMITVSVIGILLFLTMTIISVRGYLVKKKLSNEISKQRDEISRDKELIQQQSDKLMELDKAKSRFFANVSHDLRSPLSLIIGNLEMLREDEDVVLSSRAIKNLETGYKNCKRLLYLTDEINDLTKLEEGKINLKKEVVRFGSYLEMLAEMFVGTAEYKGVKLTCKNNIRKEETVFIDPRQFEKIFYNLVSNAVRHTSRGDKITIETFMEQDNILLHITDTGEGIAQESLPYVFDRFYQSKNNEYRSREGLGIGLALVKELVELHNGKITVESTLGLGTSFKLSFPKVVSESEHLTVPHTFTYVSERKHLYDDLDREERAGASVPKTEEMETILIVDDHPEIRYHIRQILEDDYHIIEAAHGIEALELLKHNEVDLMISDLMMPWMDGFELIESIKSNPELSKIPILVVSARISDSDQEKVLYQGINDYLQKPFQKKELMLRIGNLLQQKKNYEDSEGDVFGRLADKQNLDTVEKDILSRLEQIVMEKIDDENLSVYDLADAMAASERQVYRLVKKITGLTPFEYVSEVRLKYAEYLIRKGKVKNASEAARSIGLKNVTAFGKQYEKKFGVKPSEAIKG
- a CDS encoding DUF4249 domain-containing protein — protein: MKHILTISLAIILLACGTDDLPTASSSFLVVEGWLTDQDTQQYVRLSRSQEFLSSEANRFVSDAEIQVRSSRNEQFTFSHQSNGLYLSDIPFAGQPYNSYWIRISMPNGSIVESNMEMIQPASEIDSLAFDFYLRPSEEDPQIDEKVYYPIAFAKDEGSARNYYRWKLYKNDTLFSDPEYLVLLSDRFFDGNAYQNDFTNFEYQLGDKITVEKLEISQKAYEYLSLLKSQTTTLGTVSSVSPAPVKGNLHYLSSTTQVLGYYGVASVRQDSLRIN